The Leishmania braziliensis MHOM/BR/75/M2904 complete genome, chromosome 24 DNA window ACATTATGCGGTCTGCTAATCGCTTGTTCTTTATGCACTCTCGTGTTAACGCTAATCTGAATAAGACCAAAGTCAAGATTGCTCTCACACCTACCCATCCTTGTGCATTCCCAGTTCAAGAACTCGCCTGGAATAAACACCGACATTTCTCTGGGCGCCAGTCAGCCGGTGTCGAGCTGGTTCTGGGAATGGAAAACGGACTCTCACAAAAGGTCGTGGAGGAGTGTGACCTTTGCATGTACATTCCCCAGTATGGCTCTATCGGCTCACTCTCCATGATCTCTGCTCTCGCCATAGCGGCCCATTCAACATGGCGTGAAGCTGTgcaggaagagagcaacacTTCTCATATCAGCATTGCGCCCCAACGCGCCTCCCATGGCCACAAGCCACTATCGAATAGCCCACATCGAGTGCAGCACTCGCTTCCGCATGAGATGGACTTACTAGGTTTCAGTAACGCGGCGATCAAAGCCATACTCAAGGAAAGGCGCCAGAGCTACGACCTCCAGCTGAGTGTGCTCATGTATAACGAACTTGGAGACCGCAACATCGGTGCCGTCATCAGGAATGCCAATGTGTTCAACTGTGAGTATGTAGCTGTCGTGAATCGAAGGCGGTTCAACAGACGTGGTGCTCTTGGTACACAGAAGGTCCTCGATGTTCACTTCTTTGCAACTGTAGACGAAGATGCAGCCCGAGGACTTTTCGAGGGCTACGAAGTGTGGCTTTTGTATCCATACTACCCAAACCTTCTCATTTACGAAGCTGGGAGAAAGGAAGACGCCGCCTACAATTTATTAACCTTCCTGCGACACGAGGACCCGGTGCTACAGGCGTGGGGCGCCACCCAGCACCAGCTCACCAGCGAGCATCCACTTGTAGTGCGTTACCCTCACCTTTGTCAACAGGTAGTCTTTCTAGATGACGACAGGTCCCTTGCCTCCTGTGTGCAAGATGTAAAGCGCAGAAAGCTTCGTGGTATTCTGCTGGCCGTGCCCGAGGAGGGATGCTCCCCTCACCCGTGTTTGTGCAAGCTCAGCCATCGGGTGGTGTATGTCACAAGTCCGTCACACCTCCCTCACCAGACACAGCGTGGACTGAACCCAGCGCTTTCCACCGCGATTGCACTTGAGCGATTACGATGCGCCACTGAGGGACTCTGATTCACGTGATGATCGTGCAGTCCGGCTTTTGACTGTGAGCTACTCCACACTGTGCCTCACAGTGCTGCCACAGTATCCCAGACTGTCTTGTTTATCAGCCTTGAATCGCTCTATTTTTCACCAGACCTGCGcttctgtctctctgcctttcGACCGGCGGTACACTGCACCGACAGCTGTTCTCACATCATAGCGCAAGTTTCTGAGTCTAGTGTCACTCACTACCGGACGGAATCTCTCAAACGGACCGGTGCCTAGTCGTCTCTTCTGCCAGACGGGATATCTGCGCGTGGATCAATGAACCATGAAGAGTTTTCCCCTATTGTCGCTTGTTCCAGTCCTACTTTTCGCCTTTCTCTTTGGGCTCCTCTGCACACTGTTTCCTTGCTGATATCTAAAACAGCTATCCGAGTTCAGACTCGCTTTATGACTGTAGGTTACTATGTGATCTCTTAAGGTGCCTCTGCGCTCTCTTCTGTCGTACCTTGACCCCAATAGCTTCTCGTACTTTCTTCTTGTGATCTACCCACTGATGCGTATCCTCAACACAACCATAATGCGCTTCCAAATACAAATACTATGATTGGCAGAGAGTGCTAAGGCAGGATTGTGTGGACGCAGTTCTCTGCTGTACGAAAAACACAAAGCTCCTTTCCTGTCTCGTTGTCAAAggtgctttttttttataCACAGATTAAGGGCCGCCACTTTTGCTCATAAGCTGTGAAGCTGACTATCGTGGCAAAGAAAGAGCATCTCATGCAACTAGCATCCATTTCGACTGTTGCGCGTGATTTGCAAAGCCTCCATCGCGTCCTTACGGTGGGTAGAGGAAGACTTCAACTGCGATCAACAAAACGAAGCACTTTTTTTCAGTATGACATGATGCACAACCACTCAGTACCTCGCAACGTTCATTTCTTGAGTCTAGTCAGTAGAGTCTGTCACCTTGTCATTCCAGCCACTGCGTTCTCTCGAATGGGCAGATTGCATGCTAGTAGTGTTCTCACTTACTTGTAGGGCCTGTGATGGGGGCAAGTCCTTTAGCTTCAACATTTTTCTCTCCCGAAGCTTGATATTTAGCGGTGGGCATAGGTGAGTGGGCTAGTGCCCCTCAAGGAGCTGCACTTAATGGGAAGCAACAATTAGCTGGATTTGAGCGCTCTCACATGCGTCAGCTGTTTTCATCACAGCTATGTCTTTAGCCACTATATCCGCCACTTTTCTGGCCTTCTATCATGCACATCACACCGTTGCATCAGCATTGCTGGATGTACGGATCTCGATCTCATCACTAATCTAGGTGCGCAGCCTCGAGGCCAATGACACAACGTGTGTCGGTGCGCGTTACGCTCCTCGATGACCACGCTGTGGCAGATTCGTAGAGATTGAGCTCACCGCCATTAGCCGGCTGGGTGATCTCTCGTAAGTGGCCTACACGTCCACGTTGCTAAGGACAGCAGCATACCTGGCCCGCTATCCGCATTACCCGGTCGCAGAATCTGTGCCATTCTCTGTTATGCATTGCTGTGGGTGGCTGCTCGGCTCTGATGGGCTGTGCTCTCTGGGCAGCGCGCTTCGTCTCCACGTCATCTGCGCAGGGTAGGCGGGTGTGAAGTGTCCGCCAATGAACTTGGCAAGTGTGAAGTGCTTGAAAAGCTCGTACTCTGTGCTCCTCCTAGTCTCATTAACTTCTCCTCACTGACAGAAGAACTTCCTGTGAAAGTATTGAGCGTTCACTGTAGTGACATGCATGTTCTCATGAGTCTTCATGCGTATCTCATCTTCGAAGGAATCAGGCGCTGAGGGTTGAAGGGACTTGCAAGTGTTGCCTGCTGTCACCGCATCGCTGCCAGTGCGCCATATTTGAGTATTCACCATTGCCGTAAGCGAGTTCAGTGACCTGTGCAGGTGCCCCGCACCTGAGAAGCTCTCCACTGACCCCTGCATCGCACTCACCGACTTATACTTCACTCTGGGGTACCAAAGGTACAGCTCCTCATCGCCCTGATGAGTAGCAGGAAAGTCATGTGCGAGTTGCGGGGATGTCGTTGACTGAATCAGTTAATATTCAGTGGGGTGTGTGGTGACCCCATTGGCCCCCGCTTTTTGGGGGGCGTCACGGTGTGACACCGTCAATGCGAGGGGAAGTTGTTGATTGAGGGTTTCTGGTTTCAAGAAGTAGGTTCTCACAGAGGCAGATTTTTGTGAGTGAGGGTGGGTGACCACAGGTGAACGGCATGCGCTGTCATTTTTTCTCCAGTGGTAGAATTTACATTCTCCGGAGACGGGGGTTGGATCATTTCCAGCACGTCTgaccgaaaaaaaaaaacgaaaacatGTAGTGCAGGAACTGGAGCGTTTCCGACGGGTTGATACTGAGGGAGCTGTGAGCAACACTTCCTTTCTATTGTTCTTTGATGCGCTTCTCTGAGCAGAGTGCTACACACGGATGCGCAACTTGCCGCTGGGTGTGATATCCGGGCATCTATGCCTGCTAAGGGCCGAAGATAGCAGCGAAGCAGCAACATACTCGCGGATAGAAGATGTAAATAACACAGCAGTaaagcagcggcgcgctTCTGTTCTGGGATCTTCACTGCTTGAACGACGTTCAGCacaagagggggaggcagagcCACTGGCTTTTCCTGTCGTCCTAACATTTTCTTATCGTTTGCATACCTTCGCTACTATCTCGAGCTTTCCGTGATGTTTGCTCACGAGTGTGTTCACCTGAATCAAAGGTTTTGGCACATTTGGCCCAAAGCATTTGCGAGGTTATGCACGAcatcaccagcagcagcggagcaaGGCTTCTGATCTGTTCACCACCACTCCCCACTGAAAGAAGACTTAATGTGCAAATTGATGATCGCTCCCAGCACAAGGGGTGTCCTCTGTGTTTTGTGTTGCCGCTGGGGTGCACATATCGGCTGGTTATCTTTTCTCCCGGGTGCCTCGACGttgtctttttcttttgcgcTGTCGCAATGATGAGCATTACTTACCTGTCACGCAGTACGCATTGCCATGTTCCCTTTCTACAGGGCAGTATGTGACCGCCCCCGGCAACGCTACCCTTCTCGAAATTAGGCACAGAACGTGCCCTCTACCATCCGCGAGATTCACAGATTACACGGCACTGTGGAGCAGGTTGTCCAGCACTGCCGGCACCGGCTAGGGCttcggcagcagctgagAGTCCTAAGAAGCATCTCACGTGCGCACCTGGTCAGCATAGCGCGGGCTGCAGCACGGTTCACTACAGCTCCTGTTCCATGAGCTGCGCGGCTGTACTCAGATATACTGACTGCCGCCATCCAAGAGGCTAACCTCCTCATGGGCTTCAGCGAGGATGACGCGCTGCACAAAGTACAGCTGCAGGCCAAAAGCCAGCCACTGCTTGATTATGTTCGCTGATGAGTGGGAAAGGTCGCTCACCCCGTCACGGCCAGGGCTACCCGGGCGGTCTTTGCCGTGGTTTCGGCACCCCCGGATCTTCGATGGTTGCTGCGAGCCGTCCTAGTCGGTGATGGCAACCCTGCCATCGCGCTCATGGTTTCCGTAGCTCAGCATCTTTTCAATCATCTACCTAGCTGTGACGGTTGCATTCACGCAGCTCTCTCGTCTGATTTGTCAACCCTGCGTATTCTGCGTCTAAGAAGactgcaccgctgcgcctTAGGCGTATTCATCGGCTAGCTATGTTGACAGTCTTGTGCATCGACTGCTTGCCTGTTGATGACCTCAACATGCTTGGTTTGCGTGTGCGCATCACCTTTGACATAGCGACGTACATAGTGGTCAAGTTGCCGAGCTCTCCACCTCTAATACCTGCACCTCTGTCACCGTAGTTCACTTTTCCTCTTTATGGATGCGGAGCCTTGCACCGTCGGCGAGGTTGCCGGTGTTTCCCTCAATGAAGACTCTCTTTAGCGGTTTGTGCAGCATTGGCGGCCTCAACACATGCCCTAAGCTGGAGAGCGTCCCCTTTAGTGGCTTTATGAGGCATTGCCAGTTAGAGGAGCACGCAGAGTCGGCGCGACTAAAGTTCATTAGTGTTGCTTGAAGCGCTGTGCGGAACGCAGCCGGGCTCAGTGACTCGCTCCAGTTGAGGTGCTCATCATCCAAGGCTACTCCGAGCTTCAATACATTTTTCCTCTATCCGCAGTGCTCAACTTAAAGGGAGTCTGAGCTGCCAATAATGTTCTCTAGAGCATCAAAGCAGCATGAACGTCTCTACAGCTTGAACGTGTTAACTTCGTGAGCTGCAGAGGGCTGCTGGAAGCTGCACCACTACCTGACTCCGTGAGGCTCACATATCGCCCAAAGCCCGACGGACAGGTATGCAAGGTCTTTTCCACATGTTCGAATTTTCTCGACATGAAGCCCTCTGCGTCGACGCCAGGACCGTGTTCCACCACTTTGTTCCCCTTTCAAGAATTCCAAGATTGACGTATCTTTGAGCTTCACGCACCATTGCAGGCCACATAAGGCATCACACCACGTGCCTGCAATGGAGGTTACTCCATTTCTGCTACTGCTGCGGTCGTAATAACCACATCTCCTTTCGCTCACTTGTCCCCGCTAAGCCGAATCAGCGCACAAGAACAGCGAGTGCAACCTTGATGGGCCGAGTACATGTCTACCCATGGGACAGTCCAAATTCCACGTGCGCTATCCTCAATGAAAACTATCCCTGCACCGGTTTGACACGATTGGCTACAATATAGGCTGACTCACGTGAAATCGTTAGCTTGGACAACATTAGAGCATGTTGCAACGTTCAAAAGGCAGTCATGAGCGGCGCCACTGGGCTCCCACAGCTTCAGCTCAAGTGAATTCGCGGCGTCAGCCTTTCGACAGCGGTGCTCCACACTATGCACCACATCAAATTCTGCAAAACGTGCTCCCCCAGGAATGAATCAGCCCAGCTACTACGGAAAACGAAAGCACTCGCCGCCTTTCTATCACCTGCCACCGCTACAGTTCTTCGCTGCAAACATGAGCTGCGTCTGCAGCATCATAGGTTCGCGCCCGTCACCCCCACATGCCTATGAAAAGCATTAGGATACAGGCGGGGGTACGCATACACGGATACGCGGGTCGGGCCTTGGTTAGGGGTTAGGGTACACGGGGTAtttagggttagggttcaATTGGCTTcaattggcggcgtgtaaaaccgcaaaggcaatcgaatggcacttgaccttataggtggggtggtggtggttgatgggatgtggtgttggatctgggaaatttgaccgatagctgaatcggtgttcgtgtatccgtggaaaaggaatcctgagtgagtgtgtgtgtctcggaaaccgactcctcacttccacttgtgATGTGGTCGGAAAATATGTATCTTACTAATCATGTGTTTCTTATGGATTCTTACTTTACTTTTGTCCCTCTATCTCTTCTCAACATGTATGAAGTAAttcacactaagtggagttgaTGCAgcccgcgacgaaaaaacgGACAGCCGACGCCCGTATTACTgcggaggcgaggcacaGGACGGGTCAAAAAAAATAACGCCCGACGGAGCCACAGCCGACGTTTCGCAGGAGGCCACCGCGCACAAGAGGCAAACCACATTCGGTATCGCAAGATCATTTGCAAAAGAAATGTGGGGCGGTGATACGCGCGAGGGGAAAACATCGAATATCGAACTCGATGTGATCTACAAAGCGTACCTCCCTGAGAAACGGATCGTTCCGTCGGACACGATGGTGCACCTTGATTGGAAACGCGCACAACAACTCAAGGCAAAGGTGGACCGTCACGGCGTAGTGTATTTCCCCATCTTCATTATGAAGCACTGGATCGCAGGGCTtttggagaaagggacgcgGGACTCAGCAGAAATACAGCTGAGCATCCTCgactccgcaccttctcccatagTGGAAGAAAAACTGCGTAAGCACTTCAAAATGGTCTGGCCAGCTTTGCGTTTGGTGAAGAGATTTTCACCACGTCAGGAACGCTAtagcgacgactgcggttTGTACATGTCTGCCGTATTTTTCGGCGATCATCTGGACATACAAATCGACCATAGCCACGACATGGCaaagtgcatgcggcgcctgcttTACGCGGCGTCAAAacaccacccgccacgcgAATATTTCCTCgaaaaaatgaggaaaattCTGACGAACCGCCCGGTGTCACGGAAGGATTTCTTTTACAACGAAATCGAGCACAAGCCGTGGTTGAAGAAAACCACGGCGAACCGTGAAGACACTTTTCActtgggtggtggcgaaagGCGCGCAACGAAATCCACGAACCCGAAACGGGATTCCAGGCGCGCAAACCAGCCGAAAGCACGTTCTCCaaagccacctcctcggcaaaagaaaaaggaggaaacggtgCGCACAAAGATGGACCGGGCTgagcgcacaaagcgcacgccacagacgcctgtACCCGCGTCAAAAGCACCTTCTCGTAAACGTCCGGAGAGATCCGCAATGGATGCTCCACTCCCACGGCGAAAAGCCGCGAGGAAAAGTGACAGGAGAACACCAGCGAGTTCCTCAGGTAGATCCGCAACAGGTAGGAATGGAGACAAAACACGCTCTCTAAACTCGAGCGAATTTCCATCCGAGGATGAGGATCTGCCGGTGATCGACCTCCCGTtgaggaagaaaaactccGTCACACGTACGCCTGAGCATGCGCCAAACGACGCCACGGTGAGCTCAGAAGACATTATCCCGACGAACGCGTCACCACACGTTCAGCATGGGAAATGCATTTCTGAGTGGACAGAAATCACCCTCTTGGAGGCGAACAAACATGCCAGAAAGGTGTACGAAGCAGTCCTGGATCACCTgtgggctgcgacggctctggcgcgagtcggcgatggtgtggcacacggtctgaccgacacagcggtgggacagcaacgcgtgaggcacaagctgacaccactgcagccttaCAGCGTCcaagagatgctgaagcttctCCGAAAGAAGATCCACATGGTCGATGCCTCGCCGACCGACCCGAATGGGGTGATTCTTCGAGAAGAAAAccgaagcgaggaggtgaccctCGACTCCTCAATCGACGAACTGTACCTTGTCCGTGGACCGTCGTTACCGACATTATACGACGTGATTAAAGGATACAGGTTTCTGCTTGGCGCATGTCTCCgggaggcgccggcagatATGAATGGCGTGCGCTATCCGAGTCATTACGTTCTCACAAAGGACGCCTCGGAGGCAACGGTGGGAGTCTACGTTccagcgacgtggacgcaCTACCAATCGTCGAAGAGACAGCGTGCCCCACGTCACGCGTCACGATacattcctcttccgcgaagtgcggcatcagaggcacaccaggaTCCGTCCGATGGCCAACGGCCGCGCctggtgaagagaaaaagatggccaggcgacggcgccggaagGGACCCACtccaagaggacgaggaggacggcgcgaCGTACAGGACTCCAGGAAACCAGAAGGGTGATGGATatgcggacgtcgacgcgaacatctcggcagaggcaatgcgcgctctcgaaagcctccgctccaatcctttaaacatgcagggcaggcctctttcaaaaaacgaagaggcagaggtctgcccgagaaactggttcctcttcgccgcgaaacCGCCACACATCTCACAGCTCGCATGGAACTTGGTGAGGCCCGACACccgcgcacaccacttgcgatggttgacgcgaatcaagtcgatgaactCGGAACAGATGCTCATGCGCTTTCCGGCGGCATGTATCGACTTGATTCTGTCGACCGCAAGGGCCCGCAAATGGAAGTGGGCAACCACCGcgaaggcctttgccgcggtagcgggtgcgctgcgcgacctgccgctctactcgacgcagacgcggggtattcgccttcaggacgatcccgagtggcgaagcgcttttggcacggtgcagcgttacatgaaggagtcggtgccggatgcgcctcccttcGTTTCGCGTCCACAGGTCGAGAGGATCTCCAAACGGCTCCGGTTAGGCCAtccacgcgccgcgctgttcctcgccatgATGTGGGGATTCGCAGCTCGAGCGTGCGACATTTCCACGCTCCGAGCAAGGACGTGACGCTGTTCCCGGGTACATCGACGGATACATACGTGaaggtcacgctgacgatccgcaagggaaagggtgccaaaACACGTGGCCCATACCCGGATCCCATCGATGCTAACGAGGGacctcgcagcgacgctgcaggagatgctggtcgAGAAAAGACCATCCGAGGAGCTTTTCtcaccacacgtggaggagctgcgggcgctgatcgcccaggaggtgcgaacagagatgcgaggtgcacagctgccctcgatccGGAAAGGTGCGCTCCGTTgtatggcggaagcgggtgtcccGTTGAAGGACCTGTTGATGATTTccgggcacgcgaagcaggccacgctgctgcgctatcttgggtatggccagcagcctacggtggaggccgagaccgcaagggacaacgccggaagagcgctattccagaccctctagaggctgcggcttccgtgttccgtttccgatcgcaagagtcatcgtgcgcgaatctcggaatcgcaccacaggaggtgtcggccatggtggaccagatgtccggtttcattcaagtgctgacggagcgaccggcactcgtgaagcagtggccgctgcacctgaaacggaacacaccactggacatggataccgtgctcgcgatgccgacaaaacgcgcctcaacgaagcggtttctccagcgaatccagtgctttctggatccctccttctacgatGGGTTGAGGACCTCACGGACCATCAAAAAGTGTGCGCTCACAGCGGCAGAAATCCAACAGGcggtcgagatgggcaagttcGAACCGTGCCcgatcagcgacatcggcgcccaggtgcaattgccagagggcatgcacggcgtgaacgtcttcacggtgccggagctgaaaggacgacgacgcctcatcacggagcccctgctgaaccgcgtgatccccaaacatcacgtcccgcgcgtccactacgacacgcgcctcggaagacgacagcggctgcgatacgcccggtacatgctacagatcgacttcgaagcttattacgacgctatcccgatcgcggcgacactccgtaacaagttcgtttttcgagccaggcatgacgggcgatactaccgccttcgtactctcccgaccggcgcgcgatggagcgttgccgtcggccaggcggtgacgtggacgattgtcgacatcgacacgcccgtcaccatcacca harbors:
- a CDS encoding TATE DNA Transposon, producing the protein MWGGDTREGKTSNIELDVIYKAYLPEKRIVPSDTMVHLDWKRAQQLKAKVDRHGVVYFPIFIMKHWIAGLLEKGTRDSAEIQLSILDSAPSPIVEEKLRKHFKMVWPALRLVKRFSPRQERYSDDCGLYMSAVFFGDHLDIQIDHSHDMAKCMRRLLYAASKHHPPREYFLEKMRKILTNRPVSRKDFFYNEIEHKPWLKKTTANREDTFHLGGGERRATKSTNPKRDSRRANQPKARSPKPPPRQKKKEETVRTKMDRAERTKRTPQTPVPASKAPSRKRPERSAMDAPLPRRKAARKSDRRTPASSSGRSATGRNGDKTRSLNSSEFPSEDEDLPVIDLPLRKKNSVTRTPEHAPNDATVSSEDIIPTNASPHVQHGKCISEWTEITLLEANKHARKVYEAVLDHLWAATALARVGDGVAHGLTDTAVGQQRVRHKLTPLQPYSVQEMLKLLRKKIHMVDASPTDPNGVILREENRSEEVTLDSSIDELYLVRGPSLPTLYDVIKGYRFLLGACLREAPADMNGVRYPSHYVLTKDASEATVGVYVPATWTHYQSSKRQRAPRHASRYIPLPRSAASEAHQDPSDGQRPRLVKRKRWPGDGAGRDPLQEDEEDGATYRTPGNQKGDGYADVDANISAEAMRALESLRSNPLNMQGRPLSKNEEAEVCPRNWFLFAAKPPHISQLAWNLVRPDTRAHHLRWLTRIKSMNSEQMLMRFPAACIDLILSTARARKWKWATTAKAFAAVAGALRDLPLYSTQTRGIRLQDDPEWRSAFGTVQRYMKESVPDAPPFVSRPQVERISKRLRLGHPRAALFLAMMWGFAARACDISTLRAKDVTLFPGTSTDTYVKVTLTIRKGKGAKTRGPYPDPIDANEGPRSDAAGDAGREKTIRGAFLTTRGGAAGADRPGGANRDARCTAALDPERCAPLYGGSGCPVEGPVDDFRAREAGHAAALSWVWPAAYGGGRDRKGQRRKSAIPDPLEAAASVFRFRSQESSCANLGIAPQEVSAMVDQMSGFIQVLTERPALVKQWPLHLKRNTPLDMDTVLAMPTKRASTKRFLQRIQCFLDPSFYDGLRTSRTIKKCALTAAEIQQAVEMGKFEPCPISDIGAQVQLPEGMHGVNVFTVPELKGRRRLITEPLLNRVIPKHHVPRVHYDTRLGRRQRLRYARYMLQIDFEAYYDAIPIAATLRNKFVFRARHDGRYYRLRTLPTGARWSVAVGQAVTWTIVDIDTPVTITTLIDNILVAAREGQEREFVLAVRTVVARIKAANLMTSPNRDELEAMSDEKILQLASANTVFLGEEYTWNGRERLIRNSVKTVAKLKLALQKTSHTIRSLASLISLIFFALHTTQMNPARAFKLLRAYRGIYRLTFRGYDWDDAVPYIDSSVARSLQEIGGALVQNPWWKISDERHPTTDEATYDAVAFTDASLEGWGAVLHLRDAGATEMWTYRQRWTEDLERQLGGNDGEAERVLEKLRQYQLRRRVRSGGRFEDPDLQADRFQARYSAHAEPRAAQLMLRHLVEHHRVPNGARIALATDHRAIVIAQKHLNGFGGIGRGYALNKLFEYTYDLWYNRGIDVVFFYVEGARNPADAYSRHFGVDATGSLEVHRVEPFGVPFLRHTWCPLCEERRREEGGEI